In a single window of the Nicotiana tomentosiformis chromosome 10, ASM39032v3, whole genome shotgun sequence genome:
- the LOC138899750 gene encoding uncharacterized protein, which yields MEFARIYDYADMIRTTNPGNTVMVRTSKEIEPGKEVFVGIYIYLHALKICWLERCRRVIGFDGAFMKEVCKGELLSCIAKDGNNHMYHVAWAVVEKETKNIVSELMPNTEHRMCARHIWSNWKKTWGGEERRKKFWGCARASFEAFLKVKLDELAELGGNKIMEDLLRYPKQSWYMAFFLKTVGSIEEQSIRATKHEYKWNGDTGFEIQDGIYKHTIDFVKKECTCRMWQLKGIPCSHTLCAIFKKRYDTADYVEYWYKKKTYLKAFSCYIQPMTNMEMWSPTQNPKVEPLVITKMSGRPKKYRRKAQDEPTKKFGKR from the exons ATGGAGTTTGCTAGGATTTATGATTATGCTGACATGATAAGAACTACTAACCCAGGCAACACTGTTATGGTGAGGACTTCAAAAGAAATAGAACCCGGTAAAGAGGTCTTTGTGGGGATATATATTTATTTACATGCTTTGAAAATATGTTGGTTAGAAAGGTGTAGAAGAGTAATTGGATTTGATGGTGCATTTATGAAGGAAGTGTGTAAAGGTGAGCTATTGTCATGCATTGCTAAGGATGGTAATAACCATATGTATCATGTTGCTTGGGCAGTGGTTGAGAAAGAGACCAAGAACA TTGTATCTGAATTGATGCCAAATACTGAGCATAGAATGTGTGCAAGGCACATATGGAGCAACTGGAAGAAAACCTGGGGTGGTGAGGAAAGAAGGAAGAAGTTCTGGGGTTGTGCAAGAGCTTCATTTGAAGCATTTTTGAAGGTTAAACTAGATGAGTTGGCAGAATTGGGTGGCAATAAGATAATGGAAGACTTGCTTAGATATCCCAAACAGTCATGGTACATGGCCTTCTTTTTAAAGACTGTA GGGTCCATTGAAGAGCAATCTATAAGAGCCACCAAGCATGAATATAAATGGAACGGGGACACTGGATTTGAGATCCAAGATGGAATTTACAAACACACAATTGATTTTGTAAAGAAGGAGTGCACGTGTAGAATGTGGCAGCTGAAAGGCATACCATGCTCCCATACACTTTgtgcaatttttaaaaaaaggtaTGACACTGCTGACTATGTTGAGTATTGGTATAAGAAGAAAACATACCTCAAGGCATTCAGTTGTTACATACAACCTATGACCAACATGGAGATGTGGTCTCCAACTCAAAACCCCAAAGTTGAGCCTCTTGTAATTACTAAGATGTCTGGTAGACCTAAGAAATATAGAAGAAAGGCTCAAGATGAACCTACAAAGAAATTTGGTAAGAGATAA